A window from Halomicrobium urmianum encodes these proteins:
- a CDS encoding protein-L-isoaspartate(D-aspartate) O-methyltransferase has translation MDFAARRGELVERLAERVDDEDVLAAMRAVPRHEFVPEDRRGNAYADRPLPIGGGQTISAPHMVAMMAELLDLREGDAVLEVGTGCGYHAAVTAELVGDEGVYTVEYRESLAEDARERLADLGYEGISVRVGDGKEGWEAHAPYDRAYLTAAAPEFPGPVVEQVRPGGLLLAPIGTGRQRLVRARKRADGELDRDSHGAVRFVRLQ, from the coding sequence ATGGACTTCGCGGCTCGCCGCGGGGAGCTGGTCGAGCGCCTCGCCGAGCGGGTCGACGACGAGGACGTCCTGGCAGCGATGCGCGCGGTCCCCCGCCACGAATTTGTCCCCGAGGACCGCCGCGGGAACGCCTACGCCGACCGCCCGCTCCCCATCGGCGGGGGCCAGACGATCAGCGCGCCCCACATGGTCGCGATGATGGCCGAGCTGCTGGACCTGCGCGAGGGCGACGCCGTGCTGGAAGTGGGCACCGGCTGCGGCTACCACGCCGCCGTCACGGCCGAACTGGTCGGCGACGAGGGCGTCTACACTGTCGAGTACCGCGAATCGCTCGCCGAGGACGCCCGCGAGCGGCTGGCGGACCTGGGCTACGAGGGAATCTCCGTCCGCGTCGGCGACGGCAAGGAGGGGTGGGAAGCGCACGCCCCTTACGACCGGGCGTACCTGACCGCCGCCGCACCGGAGTTCCCTGGTCCCGTCGTCGAGCAGGTCCGTCCCGGGGGGCTGCTGCTCGCGCCCATCGGGACCGGCCGCCAGCGGCTCGTCCGGGCGCGCAAGCGCGCCGACGGCGAACTCGACCGCGACTCGCACGGCGCGGTGCGGTTCGTCAGGCTGCAGTAG
- a CDS encoding protein-L-isoaspartate O-methyltransferase family protein — protein MDLAVLRDDLVDSLEHESKGIVQSPRLSDAMRTVPREAFLADGQEAYSDRPFERLGTRVLSPSTVARLLEALDPEEGDDVLVVGAGVGYTAAVIAELVGEANVHAIDITRRLVMDARSNLAAAGYEGVLVDRRDGADGLPEYAPYDCVLLEAAAIEPPAALVDQLTEDGRLVMPLGAGEQSLAVVEPDGVAERLGGVAFQPMLVEGEQADTPERNRTQREDRERARRAAQSRAGWEQEWIDWDSR, from the coding sequence ATGGACCTCGCGGTACTGCGGGACGACCTGGTCGACAGCCTGGAACACGAGAGCAAGGGCATCGTCCAGTCGCCCCGGCTGTCGGACGCCATGCGGACCGTCCCGCGCGAGGCATTCCTCGCCGACGGCCAGGAGGCCTATTCCGACCGGCCCTTCGAGCGCCTCGGAACGCGCGTGCTCTCGCCGAGCACGGTCGCCCGCCTCCTCGAGGCGCTGGACCCCGAGGAGGGCGACGACGTGCTCGTCGTCGGCGCCGGCGTCGGCTACACCGCCGCCGTCATCGCCGAGCTCGTCGGCGAGGCCAACGTCCACGCCATCGACATCACCCGCCGGCTCGTCATGGACGCGCGCTCGAACCTCGCGGCGGCCGGCTACGAGGGCGTCCTCGTCGACCGCCGCGACGGCGCCGACGGCCTCCCGGAGTACGCCCCCTACGACTGCGTCCTGCTCGAAGCCGCAGCCATCGAACCGCCCGCCGCGCTGGTCGACCAGCTGACCGAGGACGGCCGGCTGGTCATGCCGCTCGGGGCCGGCGAGCAGAGCCTCGCCGTCGTCGAACCCGACGGCGTCGCCGAGCGCCTCGGCGGCGTCGCCTTCCAGCCGATGCTCGTCGAGGGCGAGCAGGCGGACACCCCCGAGCGCAACCGCACCCAGCGCGAGGACCGCGAGCGCGCCCGCCGGGCCGCCCAGTCCCGGGCCGGGTGGGAGCAGGAGTGGATCGACTGGGACAGCCGCTGA